CATGCTGATCGTTTTCCGACGCACTTCGCGCAATTGTTCTTTGTTCATCTTACGTAGATCTTTACCATGGACAAGAATCTCTCCCGATGTAGGTTCAATCAGACGATTGAACATTCGAACAAGTGTAGACTTACCACTTCCGGACAGTCCCATGATGACGAAAATTTCACCTTCCTGAATTTCCATGTTGACCCGGTTGACACCAACCGTTATCTGTTTTTCTTTGGCCAACTTTTCTTTGCCCCAACCTTGCTCCAGTAATTGTAGACCTTGCTCGGTTTGGGGTCCAAACAGTTTACTTACATTTTTTACTTCAAGTATGGTCATGTTTTCACCCCTTCTGATGTGTTGTGCACTTCGAACGGCTTTCAGCATCCACAAGCCCATACACTTGTGCGCCCAGCCACGAAATCCGGTAATCGTTGCTTCGCTTCCCGTCTTTCTGGGTAACGTTTTGTATTCTAACAATACTTAACCCGTATAGCAACCGAATAAACAGTACATAATGTTTGTACAGTAAAAACTGTACAAAGTTTTCCGTCCATATGCTCCGTCATTCTCCTTATTCTGGCTAATAAGACACCTTTACATTTGATATCGCTTTTTCTACAATAGAAAATGTGCTGAATCTAAGCAGTTTTTTTTGGTTAAAAGATAGTCGTAGGCGTTTGCAACTTGGTCAAGCTCCCATGAAATACATGGGGTAACCTAAAGCCTGTTGGCATATAGGATGTCCTGCCGGATACTTTCCCATGTAAGCCGGATCTTAAACAGTTGCAATTATTTTGCCGAGACTGGGAATGTTGAGAATGGAGGTTGCAAGCATGAGCTTGGACCATTTACAAGAGGAACAGCAGGCAACCGTTCTTAGGATCCGTAAACGCGTCATTGAAGCCATTGGGCGTAATATGGATCTCTACGGCGTTACGCTGTCCACGGGACACTTATATGGATTGCTTTTTTTTGCAGACAAACCTATGACCCTTGACGATATGGGCCGGGAAATGGAAATGAGCAAAACGAGCATGAGTACCGGCGTACGTACACTGCTGGATCTAAAAATGGTGAATAAAGTATGGAGCAAAGGCTCCCGGAAAGACCTATATGAAGTGGAGTATGACTGGCATCAGACGTTTACGGATTATTTTGTGATTAAATGGAGAAAAGCCGTGGAGAGTAACCTTCAGGTACTGCGCAAATCCGTTGATGAACTGAATCGTTTGATTGCTGATCTGGATGAACAAGCAGATGCTGAACTTCTTCACATTCTTAAGGAAGACAAGCATAAGGTGCTTCAAGCAGAGGCCTACTACAAATGGCTGGATCGCTTGATTGATACCATGGAAGATGAAGAAATATACAAACTGGTTCCGAAGGAAGAGATCAAGGAACATTAATAACAGCAAAAGCAAAGGGCCCTTTCCGAATTGGAGAGGGCTCTTTTGTCTTGGGGGGTTACGCACTTGTACATTTATAATGAAGAAAAACACATGCTTTACAATTGGCCGATTAATCCCACACGTGATAAGGTCACAAGCTGCTGAACGATCTGTTCCAGTTCGTCCATGATCTGATGGCGTCCGCTGGGGGTCCAGGATAGTACAGTCCAATCGGATATATCATGTACGTTACCTTTCAACACGGCTGGAGATCGATTCCAGGCTGTAGTTTGTTTCATACGCCGAAGCAGTTTCTCACTGGCAGGAGTATTGGAGACACGGTTCATGAACAGATGATCCGTATCCAGCATGGGGATGCTATCTGCCGCATACTCATCTGTCATTAAGTCTGTATATATGATCTGTGCAGGGTTCAGTCCAAGTTCACCGTAGATAAGGCGATTTAATGGATGCTCGATATTTTCCTGGAGCCGGATAGACTGATTCGTAACCTGCATAAGCATAATACGTTCTTGCCCGAAATGATGCTTCAAACGGAGTCCGATATCAAGGTTGCGAAGCTCAAGCTGTTTGAAATTCTGTAAGGCCTGCTGCTCCCGTCCGACCAGTTCAGCCAAGCGTACATGATTTTCTTTCCATTCATGGGCCTGATCCATGATAACCGTAGGTGCAATACTTTTGAGCTTATCGTAAAAGGGTTGATGATAAAAGTCGCCGATAATCAGGTCCGGCTTGGCCTGACGTAATTTCTCCAATTGTGTGGATAGCCGCTGCTGCTGCTCGACTTCATCAAGCTCCCGATCATGGAATCCGTCCATTGCAGCTACGGGAGACAATCCGAGCGAAGAGAGGTTCTCATGAAGTCCCATTCTGGACGCGGTAGCCACGCGAATTTGGTCTTTTTTCATATATAGGCTGGGTGCGATCCCCAAGGTTTGTTTGAATTTGCGGCTAAAATAATATTCATTGCCATAGCCAACAGATACGGCGACGTCTTTGATTACACATGTTTCCTGCTTGAGCTGTTTTTTGGCCTCGTCAATCCGTAAGCGATTCAGATAATCGGTAGGTGACATGCCCTTGGCTTTCTTGAAACTGCGAGAATAGGAGCTTGGCGTCAATCCGGCAATTTTGGCCAGTTGATCCATGCTGATACCTTCACTCATGAACCTTTTCATATACATAATGCTGCGTTCAAGCGCCGGATCGACCTTCTCATAATTTTCTTCAAGCCGGTTCTCCGAGAGATACTGCAAAAGCTCGTGCAGCTGGCTATGTATACTGATAAAGTGATCGGGGTGAACGCCGCGATAGGCTTCATACAATTGTTCAACTCGCGCTCTGGCTTGTTGGTCATGACGAACCATCAGTCTGCCTGTCTCCCAATCCAGCGGGAAACCAGAGGAGCAGGACATTTTCCATTGGCCACGCACTTGCTGCAAACATACCGTATCCATGCTAAGTATTATAAACTCCGTAACAGCCGAGCGTGCAGCCGCCTCAATCGTTGTTCCTGGCTTCAGAACATACAGTTGATTGGCTTCGGCGGTATAGACTGTATCGTTCAAGACCAGAACACCGTCTCCTTGTAAAATAAGACAGAGCATGGGCCGGGACACCGTCTTGCCTTGCACACGGAAATGCTCCCCGCGCCGTACACGGCACATGGAAGAGAGGAGCGGTAGAGATGAGGTTTCAGAAATGAAGGAAAGCTGTTCAGTCATACGGACCATCCTTTTGTCTTATTTTCTTAATGATAACAATTATCATTCTCATATGGAAGATGTTTTTGAAAAATAGTTTTGGACATGAAAAAAAGAGGATACCCAGAGCCGTGATGGCTTTAGAGTTATCCTCTATATTTGAAACTAGAATGTTGAGATAGCTATAAGTCTCTATAAGTCTATACCCACATGCGTGGGTTAGTTTGGCACGACCAACAGGATATCATCCAGGAAGACGTCGCTTAGCACCTTTTTGCCTGTGCCATTGGCTTGCACATGATACAGCCGATAGAGATCATTTGCGTTGATGTAGAACATGCCCGGAACATCGTCATGAAGCTGGAACGTTGACCATTCCTCTCCAGCAAGCTTGGTTACTTTGAGAGCTGTGCTCACGGAATAAAGACCATTTGTACCGGATAGATATGCAATAGTTGGTGTTCCGTTGGTCAACTGAGCAGTTACGAAAGTGACACTGTTCAAATTCAGGTTGGCAGATTTGGATACCTTGTTCCCGGCGATGGTTTTGGCATACGCCTTTTTGTCTGCATCCACAACGACAACCTTATCCGTACCCAGTGGATTGACCTCCCGGATGCTCTTACTATGAATCTGAAGTGTTTTGCCAGAAGTGGTTAATGCAAAGGCTTTGCCTGTTGAATAATCATAATCCTTGTTGCTATCCAGCTTGATGCCTTTGTTGTACACATACAGATTGTTGCCCCAGCCGCCAGCGTAAACAGCGTTCACATCCAGCTTTGCTTTGGGATTAACTGCTGTACCTTTGCCTGTATTGTAGTTTACCTTGTACATGATAATGGCGTTGGTAGAGTAGTACTGCTCGTATGGGTCAGTGTTCACCATCAATTGCAGTTCGTTTTTGGCCACGTTCATAAAATAACGACTCTCTACTGCACCAGCAGCAATTCGTTGCACTGCTCCGCTTCCATTGGATGCCTTAGAAACGATCCATGGGTTTCCATTAACGAGCCCGTTATAATATACACGGCCTTTCGTTACGGCGAGCAGCGGGAAATCTGTATCTGCTTTGTCTGCAATTTTGGTGGCAGCGGAAGCTTCGCTATTGCCATTTCCACGATAGATCGTTCCTTTGGAATCCATATAATAGATGAACCCGTTATCCGTAAAGTAGCTCAATACATCTGTCGCATACGTTTCAGCGGAATCACTAGAACCGTCATTGGGAACGCGAAGCAGCGTTGTGGAAGACTCGGAACGAGTGTAATAGAGATAGGTTCCAGCCGCAGACAGACCATCTCCTTCAAAATCAAGCAATACCTCTGTAGTTCCGCTTCCGTCACCGGATACTTTGTACAATACACCATCGGACTCATAATATACCGTAGTTTGGCTGAGGGAAGCTGCATTAGCATTGGCTCCGCCTCCAAGCACTGCTGCCGTGATCAGTGTGAACAGCAGCAAGGTGCAAACCGTGCGATGCATACGTGTAGACCATTTGTTCATAAATCAATCGTCACCCTTCTTTTTATGTATGTAAGTAACACATTATCACCTTACGTTATATCGGTAAACTATGGAAAATATGTTACACATCTCAGTCAGATAAAAACGACAGAAGATCAGATCTTCTGCCGTTATATTCAACCATATTCAGCCTAAATCTGACTTTCAGCCAGCTGTTGACGACTGTTCCACAAAGTAACCAGACGAAGCAAAATGAAACAGATGAGCAGAAGTACTGCTCCGACCAGGATTAACATGAGAGGACTGATAAGCAGCATGCCGCTCGCCTGACCGGCAATCAGCGCAAGCAATGGAAGAACGACCAGTCCTCCGAGTTGATAGGCCTCCTGAAATCCACGTACCTTCGCCGAGATCAGTACATTTAACAGAATGACCACAAGACTGCACGTTGGAACAACCCATAGAACCAGAATGATCCAGTTCAGATTGGGAAACATCCATGCCCCGAACATGGGGTACAAC
This window of the Paenibacillus marchantiae genome carries:
- a CDS encoding helix-turn-helix domain-containing protein translates to MTEQLSFISETSSLPLLSSMCRVRRGEHFRVQGKTVSRPMLCLILQGDGVLVLNDTVYTAEANQLYVLKPGTTIEAAARSAVTEFIILSMDTVCLQQVRGQWKMSCSSGFPLDWETGRLMVRHDQQARARVEQLYEAYRGVHPDHFISIHSQLHELLQYLSENRLEENYEKVDPALERSIMYMKRFMSEGISMDQLAKIAGLTPSSYSRSFKKAKGMSPTDYLNRLRIDEAKKQLKQETCVIKDVAVSVGYGNEYYFSRKFKQTLGIAPSLYMKKDQIRVATASRMGLHENLSSLGLSPVAAMDGFHDRELDEVEQQQRLSTQLEKLRQAKPDLIIGDFYHQPFYDKLKSIAPTVIMDQAHEWKENHVRLAELVGREQQALQNFKQLELRNLDIGLRLKHHFGQERIMLMQVTNQSIRLQENIEHPLNRLIYGELGLNPAQIIYTDLMTDEYAADSIPMLDTDHLFMNRVSNTPASEKLLRRMKQTTAWNRSPAVLKGNVHDISDWTVLSWTPSGRHQIMDELEQIVQQLVTLSRVGLIGQL
- a CDS encoding GbsR/MarR family transcriptional regulator → MSLDHLQEEQQATVLRIRKRVIEAIGRNMDLYGVTLSTGHLYGLLFFADKPMTLDDMGREMEMSKTSMSTGVRTLLDLKMVNKVWSKGSRKDLYEVEYDWHQTFTDYFVIKWRKAVESNLQVLRKSVDELNRLIADLDEQADAELLHILKEDKHKVLQAEAYYKWLDRLIDTMEDEEIYKLVPKEEIKEH
- a CDS encoding DUF5050 domain-containing protein, translating into MNKWSTRMHRTVCTLLLFTLITAAVLGGGANANAASLSQTTVYYESDGVLYKVSGDGSGTTEVLLDFEGDGLSAAGTYLYYTRSESSTTLLRVPNDGSSDSAETYATDVLSYFTDNGFIYYMDSKGTIYRGNGNSEASAATKIADKADTDFPLLAVTKGRVYYNGLVNGNPWIVSKASNGSGAVQRIAAGAVESRYFMNVAKNELQLMVNTDPYEQYYSTNAIIMYKVNYNTGKGTAVNPKAKLDVNAVYAGGWGNNLYVYNKGIKLDSNKDYDYSTGKAFALTTSGKTLQIHSKSIREVNPLGTDKVVVVDADKKAYAKTIAGNKVSKSANLNLNSVTFVTAQLTNGTPTIAYLSGTNGLYSVSTALKVTKLAGEEWSTFQLHDDVPGMFYINANDLYRLYHVQANGTGKKVLSDVFLDDILLVVPN